One segment of Streptomyces sp. YIM 121038 DNA contains the following:
- a CDS encoding ATP-binding protein — MTDGRPGQLKIYLGAAPGVGKTCRMLDEGRRRAARGADVVIGYAECHGRPHTEAALARARAGGVTAVAPARRSRGGGEFTELDLDALLARRPQVALVDDLAHANVPGAGHNPRRWQDVDRLLTAGIDVVTTVNIQHMESLNDVVEKITEVPQAETVPDEVVRRAHQIELVDIDPEALRRRMAHGNIHAPEDVDAALAHAFRPGNLTALRQLALLWLADRVDETLQAYRCEHGIGGGWETRERVVVGLTGGPEGDTLVRRAARIADRSAGGELLAVHITRSDGLAAGTSHASLTRQRRLVEDLGGSYHSVVGDDVAGALVEFARAENATQLVLGSSRRGRVERFLTGRGTGETVVALSGAIDVHTVTHERAGHGTLLPSRRRTLSGPRRVAGPVAGLLLPLALTFLLDLDAARGHLNLTSEALLFLLAVVGVACIGGVASAVVASVTASLLLNYWFMPPVGHFTLGDPNSVLALVVFAIVAATVAAVVDRSLRLSRRSARATAEAETMSALAGTIVRGGRPVPALLERAREAFGVAAAELVDVPPDTTDARVTAVPAGTDAYLVLRGRTLPAADRRVLTAFAAHVGAAVERARLAEAAAEVEPVKAADRMRTALLRAVGHDLRTPLAAALAAVGSLRSPDLDFCEQDRQELLATAEESLTRLNRLVDNLLDMSRLQAGALRLELRATALEEVLGPALDSLPVACPVDTGGLAEIPAVLADPPLLERVLANLVNNAARHTPPGGRVLVTASALAGRVEVRVVDRGPGLPAADRDRVFEPFQRLGDTDNTTGLGLGLALSRGLTEAMDGTLTPEDTPGGGLTMVLSLPCAGHFAEVNGARRGSVWHSERL, encoded by the coding sequence ATGACGGACGGACGACCCGGACAGCTGAAGATCTACCTCGGAGCGGCACCGGGGGTCGGCAAGACCTGCCGCATGCTCGACGAAGGGCGCCGCAGGGCCGCCCGCGGCGCGGACGTCGTCATCGGCTACGCGGAGTGCCACGGGCGGCCGCACACCGAGGCCGCCCTGGCGCGGGCGCGGGCCGGCGGCGTGACGGCCGTCGCCCCCGCCCGCCGCTCCCGCGGGGGCGGCGAGTTCACCGAGCTCGACCTGGACGCGCTGCTCGCCCGCCGCCCCCAGGTCGCGCTCGTCGACGACCTGGCCCACGCCAACGTGCCGGGCGCGGGCCACAACCCCCGGCGCTGGCAGGACGTCGACCGGCTGCTCACCGCCGGGATCGACGTCGTGACCACGGTCAACATCCAGCACATGGAGTCCCTCAACGACGTCGTCGAGAAGATCACCGAGGTGCCGCAGGCCGAGACCGTCCCCGACGAGGTGGTGCGCCGCGCCCACCAGATCGAACTCGTCGACATCGACCCCGAGGCGCTGCGCCGCCGGATGGCGCACGGCAACATCCACGCCCCCGAGGACGTCGACGCGGCCCTCGCCCACGCCTTCCGCCCCGGCAACCTCACGGCCCTGCGCCAGCTCGCCCTGCTCTGGCTGGCCGACCGCGTCGACGAGACCCTCCAGGCCTACCGCTGCGAGCACGGCATCGGCGGCGGGTGGGAGACCCGCGAGCGCGTCGTCGTCGGCCTCACCGGCGGGCCCGAGGGCGACACCCTGGTCCGCAGGGCCGCCCGCATCGCCGACCGCTCGGCGGGCGGCGAACTGCTCGCCGTGCACATCACGCGCAGCGACGGCCTCGCCGCCGGTACCTCGCACGCCTCCCTGACCCGGCAGCGGCGCCTGGTGGAGGACCTCGGCGGCAGCTACCACTCGGTGGTCGGCGACGACGTGGCCGGTGCCCTCGTGGAGTTCGCGCGCGCCGAGAACGCCACCCAGCTCGTCCTCGGCTCCAGCCGCCGCGGCCGCGTCGAGCGGTTCCTCACCGGGCGCGGCACCGGCGAGACCGTCGTGGCCCTCTCCGGGGCCATCGACGTCCACACCGTCACGCACGAACGCGCCGGGCACGGCACCCTCCTGCCCTCCCGCAGACGCACCCTGTCGGGCCCGCGCCGCGTCGCGGGCCCGGTGGCGGGGCTGCTCCTGCCCCTCGCCCTGACCTTCCTGCTCGACCTGGACGCCGCCCGCGGTCACCTCAACCTCACCAGCGAGGCACTGCTCTTCCTGCTCGCCGTGGTGGGCGTGGCCTGCATCGGCGGCGTGGCCTCCGCGGTGGTCGCGTCCGTGACCGCGTCGCTGCTGCTCAACTACTGGTTCATGCCGCCCGTCGGGCACTTCACGCTGGGCGACCCCAACAGCGTCCTCGCGCTCGTGGTCTTCGCGATCGTCGCGGCCACCGTCGCCGCCGTCGTCGACCGCTCGCTGCGGCTGTCCCGGCGCTCGGCGCGCGCCACCGCGGAGGCCGAGACGATGTCGGCGCTCGCGGGCACCATCGTGCGCGGCGGCCGGCCCGTCCCCGCCCTCCTCGAACGGGCCCGCGAGGCCTTCGGCGTGGCCGCCGCCGAGCTCGTCGACGTGCCGCCCGACACCACCGACGCCCGGGTGACCGCCGTGCCCGCGGGCACCGACGCCTACCTGGTGCTGCGCGGCCGCACCCTGCCCGCCGCCGACCGGCGCGTGCTCACCGCGTTCGCCGCGCACGTCGGCGCCGCCGTGGAGCGGGCCCGGCTCGCCGAGGCCGCCGCCGAGGTGGAGCCGGTCAAGGCCGCCGACCGGATGCGCACGGCCCTGCTGCGGGCCGTGGGCCACGACCTGCGCACCCCGCTGGCCGCCGCCCTCGCCGCGGTCGGCTCGCTGCGCAGCCCCGACCTGGACTTCTGCGAGCAGGACCGACAGGAGCTCCTCGCCACCGCCGAGGAGTCCCTGACCCGCCTCAACCGGCTCGTCGACAACCTGCTCGACATGAGCCGCCTCCAGGCGGGCGCGCTCCGCCTGGAGCTGCGCGCCACCGCCCTCGAAGAGGTCCTCGGACCCGCCCTCGACTCGCTGCCGGTGGCCTGCCCCGTGGACACCGGCGGCCTGGCGGAGATCCCCGCCGTCCTCGCCGACCCGCCGCTCCTGGAGCGCGTCCTCGCCAACCTCGTCAACAACGCCGCCCGGCACACCCCGCCCGGCGGCCGGGTCCTGGTCACCGCGAGCGCCCTCGCGGGCCGGGTCGAGGTGCGCGTCGTCGACCGGGGCCCCGGCCTCCCGGCCGCCGACCGCGACCGCGTCTTCGAGCCCTTCCAGCGGCTCGGCGACACCGACAACACCACGGGGCTCGGCCTCGGCCTGGCCCTGTCCCGGGGCCTCACCGAGGCGATGGACGGCACGCTCACGCCGGAGGACACCCCCGGCGGGGGGCTCACCATGGTGCTCTCGCTGCCCTGCGCCGGACACTTCGCCGAGGTCAACGGTGCGCGCCGGGGAAGCGTCTGGCATTCTGAGCGCCTTTGA
- the kdpF gene encoding K(+)-transporting ATPase subunit F — protein MNAENVVGLLIAAALVGYLVLARLYPERF, from the coding sequence ATGAACGCCGAGAACGTGGTGGGACTTCTGATCGCCGCCGCCCTCGTCGGGTACCTCGTCCTCGCGCGGCTCTACCCCGAGAGGTTCTGA
- a CDS encoding NAD(P)-binding domain-containing protein, whose product MSTATPTAPTTVTVIGLGNLGQVLARAFLDQGHRVTVWNRSRGKADALVALGATVAPTPQAAVEASELVVVCVLDYTTVRDLLTPVGDALAGRAVVNLTSGTPGPARELGTWVTGRGAAYVDGAVYAIPQTIGTPEAFVLYSGDADAFAAYRPLLEPLGSPVFVGADAGLAPVHDVALLSGMYGMFAGFFQTVAVGRSAGIGAAEVTELLVRWLKEALGALPGFAAEIDAGDYRTDTSNIDINAVGLANILAATRAQGVGVDLLQPLHEVFQRQLAEGRGSESMARAIESLR is encoded by the coding sequence ATGAGCACCGCCACTCCCACGGCCCCCACCACGGTCACCGTCATCGGCCTCGGCAACCTCGGCCAGGTCCTCGCCCGCGCCTTCCTCGACCAGGGTCACCGGGTCACCGTCTGGAACCGCTCGCGGGGCAAGGCGGACGCGCTCGTCGCGCTGGGCGCCACCGTCGCGCCCACGCCGCAGGCCGCCGTCGAGGCCAGTGAGCTGGTCGTCGTCTGCGTCCTCGACTACACGACGGTCCGCGACCTGCTCACCCCCGTCGGCGACGCCCTCGCGGGCCGCGCCGTCGTCAACCTGACATCGGGCACCCCCGGCCCCGCCCGCGAGCTGGGCACCTGGGTCACCGGGCGGGGCGCCGCCTACGTCGACGGCGCCGTGTACGCGATCCCGCAGACCATCGGAACGCCGGAGGCCTTCGTCCTGTACAGCGGCGACGCCGACGCCTTCGCCGCGTACCGGCCGCTCCTGGAGCCGCTCGGCTCGCCGGTGTTCGTCGGCGCCGACGCCGGACTCGCGCCGGTGCACGACGTGGCCCTGCTCAGCGGCATGTACGGGATGTTCGCGGGCTTCTTCCAGACCGTCGCCGTCGGCCGCTCCGCCGGGATCGGGGCGGCGGAGGTCACCGAACTCCTCGTGCGCTGGCTGAAGGAGGCGCTCGGCGCGCTCCCCGGCTTCGCCGCCGAGATCGACGCGGGCGACTACCGCACGGACACGTCGAACATCGACATCAACGCCGTCGGGCTCGCCAACATCCTCGCCGCGACCCGGGCGCAGGGCGTCGGCGTCGACCTGCTCCAGCCGCTGCACGAGGTCTTCCAGCGGCAGCTGGCCGAGGGCCGCGGCAGCGAGAGCATGGCCCGCGCCATCGAGTCCCTGCGCTAG
- a CDS encoding BTAD domain-containing putative transcriptional regulator, with protein MRFGVLGPLAVWTTDGAAVTVPGAKVRALLAQLLVHPGRPVSAERLIDGLWGEALPDHPANALQGKVSQLRRALDEAGPGGRDLVASGPAGYALRVAPDDPDDVDATRFTDLVERARAAGEPRERVRLLTEALGLWRGEAFADFAGEAFARGAAERLDEARLTAREEHAEARLDSGEHGPLAADLADLVVRHPARERLRAAQLRALYRSGRQTEALAAYEDLRRRLAEDLGLAPGPELAALHGAILRQDPSLDGPSPAPGGPARRGRPPAAAPAAAPGARSNLPAPVSGLVGRDDAVPGVRRLLGATRLVTLTGPGGVGKTRLAVAAAHGLAPAFPDGVWLVELAGVDAGRDRAEAAVAEAVARVLGLHEEPEAGPPRDAVARLTDALRARRLLLVLDNCEHVVDAVAALAAGLLRAAPDLTVLATSQEPLDVSGERVWPVPPLELGGAMELFVQRAGLGPGAAALGADDTEAVAELCVRLDGLPLALELAAARVRTMGVHGLLARIDDRFALLRRGLRDAPARQRTLRAVIDWSWSLLSGPERTVLRRLAVHDGCGPAAAEAVGAGGAVRPADVLDLLARLVDRSLVVASDRPDGPRYCLLESVRAYGAEQLREAGEDEDVRERHSAHYAALAERGGAALRGPEQRRWLERLDEESGNLRRALDAAVGRGAVERALRMVNALAWYWVLRGRVAEARRSLDAALALAPTAAGLAPGTAAARALALAWRTGIALREGDEGFTDACAGTGADTAGTASAAADPLSAAYPDVEPPLAAVLEAYRHVDDPSGRATALWILGSAQLGAGAVRTGERLVNEALDAFEALGDRWGTAAALSVRARHAMARGDLAAVRRDSARSARLFRELGDALGQLQTVFPLATLSEIAGDHAEAARLHHEGLLVAERLGLWAEASKRLSGRGRIALLTGDLARARADHERALKLARDHSFRSGEIDALIGLGLGARREGDLDGAERHMRALLAWFRKADYGPGVTLALAELGFAAELRGDAAAARALHADGFAAALPLGDPRALALALEGLAGAEAAAGAPGTAATLLGAASAARASVGAPLPAAERGDVDRVEAAARARLGTQSYTTAFKQGQRLSPVAARAVVASPSPA; from the coding sequence ATGCGATTCGGGGTGCTCGGTCCGCTGGCCGTGTGGACGACGGACGGCGCGGCCGTCACCGTGCCGGGCGCCAAGGTCCGTGCGCTGCTCGCCCAGTTGCTCGTGCACCCCGGGCGGCCCGTCTCCGCCGAGCGGCTCATCGACGGCCTGTGGGGCGAGGCGCTGCCGGACCACCCGGCCAACGCCCTCCAGGGCAAGGTGTCCCAGCTGCGCCGGGCCCTGGACGAGGCCGGTCCCGGCGGCCGCGACCTGGTCGCGTCGGGGCCCGCCGGGTACGCGCTGCGGGTCGCGCCCGACGACCCCGACGACGTCGACGCGACCCGGTTCACGGACCTGGTCGAGCGGGCGCGCGCCGCCGGGGAGCCGCGCGAGCGGGTCCGGCTGCTCACGGAGGCGCTCGGCCTCTGGCGCGGCGAGGCGTTCGCCGACTTCGCCGGTGAGGCGTTCGCGCGGGGCGCGGCGGAGCGGCTCGACGAGGCCCGGCTCACCGCGCGGGAGGAGCACGCCGAGGCGCGCCTCGACAGCGGCGAACACGGGCCGCTGGCCGCGGACCTCGCCGACCTGGTCGTACGCCATCCCGCGCGGGAGCGGCTGCGGGCGGCGCAGCTGCGGGCGCTGTACCGCTCGGGCCGCCAGACGGAGGCGCTCGCCGCGTACGAGGACCTGCGGCGGCGCCTCGCCGAGGACCTCGGGCTCGCGCCGGGCCCGGAACTGGCCGCGCTGCACGGGGCGATCCTGCGCCAGGACCCGTCGCTCGACGGGCCGTCCCCGGCACCCGGCGGGCCCGCGCGCCGCGGCCGTCCGCCGGCCGCCGCCCCGGCCGCCGCGCCGGGCGCGCGCTCCAACCTCCCCGCCCCGGTGTCCGGCCTCGTCGGCCGGGACGACGCCGTGCCGGGAGTACGCCGGCTGCTCGGCGCCACCCGTCTGGTGACGCTCACCGGACCCGGCGGCGTGGGCAAGACGCGGCTCGCGGTGGCCGCGGCGCACGGGCTCGCGCCCGCGTTCCCCGACGGGGTGTGGCTCGTGGAACTGGCGGGCGTCGACGCGGGCCGCGACCGGGCGGAGGCCGCCGTCGCGGAGGCCGTGGCGCGGGTCCTCGGGCTGCACGAGGAGCCGGAGGCGGGCCCGCCGCGGGACGCCGTGGCCCGGCTGACGGACGCGCTGCGCGCCCGGCGGCTGCTCCTGGTGCTCGACAACTGCGAGCACGTGGTGGACGCCGTGGCCGCCCTCGCCGCCGGGCTGCTGCGCGCCGCGCCGGACCTCACCGTCCTCGCGACCAGCCAGGAGCCGCTCGACGTGAGCGGCGAGCGGGTGTGGCCGGTGCCGCCGCTGGAACTCGGCGGCGCCATGGAGCTGTTCGTCCAGCGGGCCGGGCTCGGGCCCGGCGCGGCGGCGCTCGGCGCGGACGACACGGAGGCCGTCGCCGAGCTGTGCGTACGGCTCGACGGGCTGCCGCTGGCCCTCGAACTCGCGGCGGCCCGGGTCCGCACGATGGGGGTGCACGGTCTGCTCGCCCGGATCGACGACCGGTTCGCGCTGCTCCGCCGGGGTCTCCGCGACGCCCCGGCCCGGCAGCGCACGCTCCGCGCGGTGATCGACTGGAGCTGGTCGCTCCTGAGCGGGCCCGAGCGCACGGTGCTGCGCAGGCTCGCCGTGCACGACGGCTGCGGCCCGGCCGCGGCCGAGGCCGTCGGCGCGGGCGGCGCGGTGCGCCCCGCGGACGTCCTCGACCTGCTCGCGCGGCTCGTGGACCGCTCGCTCGTGGTCGCCTCCGACCGCCCGGACGGGCCGCGCTACTGCCTCCTGGAGTCCGTACGGGCGTACGGGGCCGAGCAGTTGCGGGAGGCGGGCGAGGACGAGGACGTGCGCGAGCGGCACAGCGCCCACTACGCCGCGCTCGCCGAGCGCGGCGGCGCGGCGCTGCGCGGCCCGGAGCAGCGGCGGTGGCTGGAACGGCTCGACGAGGAGAGCGGCAATCTGCGCCGGGCCCTGGACGCGGCGGTCGGCCGCGGGGCCGTGGAGCGGGCGCTGCGGATGGTGAACGCCCTGGCCTGGTACTGGGTGCTGCGGGGCAGGGTCGCCGAGGCGCGCCGCTCCCTGGACGCGGCCCTGGCGCTCGCACCGACCGCCGCGGGGCTCGCGCCGGGGACGGCGGCCGCGCGGGCGCTCGCCCTCGCCTGGCGCACCGGCATCGCCCTGCGGGAGGGCGACGAGGGGTTCACCGACGCGTGCGCCGGGACCGGGGCCGACACGGCCGGCACGGCCTCCGCCGCGGCCGATCCGCTGTCGGCCGCGTACCCGGACGTCGAGCCGCCCCTCGCCGCCGTCCTGGAGGCGTACCGGCACGTCGACGACCCGTCGGGGCGGGCCACCGCGCTGTGGATCCTCGGCTCCGCGCAGCTCGGCGCGGGTGCCGTGCGCACCGGGGAGCGCCTGGTGAACGAGGCGCTCGACGCCTTCGAGGCGCTCGGCGACCGCTGGGGCACCGCCGCCGCGCTCAGCGTGCGGGCCCGGCACGCGATGGCGCGCGGCGACCTGGCGGCGGTGCGGCGCGACAGCGCGCGCAGCGCGCGCCTCTTCCGTGAACTCGGCGACGCCCTGGGGCAGTTGCAGACCGTCTTCCCGCTGGCCACGCTCAGCGAGATCGCCGGGGACCACGCCGAGGCCGCCCGGCTGCACCACGAGGGGCTGCTCGTCGCGGAGCGGCTCGGGCTGTGGGCGGAGGCCTCCAAGCGGCTGTCCGGGCGTGGCCGGATCGCGCTGCTCACCGGCGACCTGGCCCGGGCGCGCGCCGATCACGAGCGGGCCCTGAAGCTGGCGCGCGACCACAGCTTCCGCTCCGGCGAGATCGACGCCCTGATCGGCCTCGGGCTCGGCGCGCGCAGGGAGGGCGACCTGGACGGCGCCGAGCGGCACATGCGCGCGCTCCTCGCCTGGTTCCGCAAGGCCGACTACGGACCCGGCGTGACGCTCGCCCTCGCCGAGCTCGGCTTCGCGGCGGAGCTGCGCGGCGACGCGGCGGCGGCCCGGGCGCTGCACGCGGACGGGTTCGCGGCGGCGCTGCCCCTCGGCGACCCGAGGGCGCTGGCCCTCGCCCTGGAGGGCCTCGCGGGGGCCGAGGCGGCCGCGGGCGCGCCCGGCACGGCGGCGACGCTGCTCGGCGCGGCGTCGGCGGCCCGCGCGTCGGTGGGCGCGCCGCTGCCCGCCGCCGAGCGCGGGGACGTGGACCGCGTGGAGGCGGCGGCCCGCGCCCGTCTCGGCACGCAGTCGTACACAACCGCTTTCAAGCAAGGGCAGCGGCTGAGCCCGGTGGCGGCACGCGCCGTCGTGGCCTCGCCCTCACCTGCTTGA
- a CDS encoding SSI family serine proteinase inhibitor, producing the protein MRHLLKTVSTAAAVAAGVLTVSAVTTGAAQAATPKPMGLYAPSDLVLTVGQGEDAATATVQRAVTLTCAPKASGTHPAPRAACAEAGAVGARFDALVNKEPKALCTKEWNPVIVSVSGVWQGKHVAWTTTFGNPCTKDAALTEGALLNF; encoded by the coding sequence GTGCGTCACCTCCTCAAGACCGTGAGCACGGCCGCTGCCGTGGCCGCCGGCGTCCTGACCGTCTCGGCGGTCACGACGGGCGCGGCCCAGGCCGCCACGCCGAAGCCGATGGGCCTGTACGCGCCCTCGGACCTCGTGCTCACCGTCGGCCAGGGCGAAGACGCCGCCACGGCCACGGTGCAGCGCGCGGTCACCCTGACGTGTGCGCCGAAGGCCTCGGGCACCCACCCGGCACCTCGTGCCGCCTGCGCGGAGGCCGGCGCCGTGGGCGCGCGGTTCGACGCGCTCGTGAACAAGGAGCCCAAGGCCTTGTGTACCAAGGAGTGGAACCCGGTCATCGTCTCCGTGAGCGGTGTCTGGCAGGGCAAGCACGTCGCCTGGACGACCACGTTCGGCAACCCCTGCACGAAGGACGCGGCGCTCACCGAGGGGGCGCTCCTGAACTTCTGA
- a CDS encoding nitroreductase family deazaflavin-dependent oxidoreductase: MSPADDHTLDGEYAPNTWDWVAEHVARYESSGGLDHTLVNGYPTVVLTTRGARSGKIRKTPVIRVVDGDRYVAVGSVGGAPQHPAWYYNVLAHPRVRLQDGPVTGTYEARVTEGEERAAWWARAVETFPQYAEYQRQTERVLPVVVLEPVAEDA; encoded by the coding sequence ATGAGCCCCGCGGACGACCACACCCTCGACGGCGAGTACGCACCCAACACCTGGGACTGGGTGGCGGAGCACGTCGCCCGCTACGAGTCCAGCGGCGGCCTGGACCACACCCTCGTGAACGGCTACCCCACCGTCGTCCTCACCACGAGGGGCGCCCGGTCCGGGAAGATCCGCAAGACCCCGGTGATCCGTGTCGTCGACGGCGATCGCTATGTCGCCGTCGGTTCCGTCGGCGGCGCGCCCCAGCACCCCGCCTGGTACTACAACGTGCTCGCCCACCCCCGCGTACGGCTCCAGGACGGCCCCGTGACCGGCACGTACGAGGCGCGCGTCACCGAGGGCGAGGAACGCGCCGCCTGGTGGGCGCGGGCCGTGGAGACCTTCCCCCAGTACGCCGAGTACCAGCGGCAGACCGAGCGGGTGCTGCCCGTGGTGGTCCTCGAGCCGGTGGCGGAGGACGCGTGA
- a CDS encoding GNAT family N-acetyltransferase, with protein sequence MSRPGTGPVVPEPLDTDRLALEPLVPAHAEEMALVLADPALHAFTGGAPDDLPALRARYARMLAGPPEPGASWCNWVVRVRADGRLAGTVQATVTPDGADELTAEVAWVVGTPWQGRGIATEAARALVAWLFGHPRVTSVSAHVHPDHHASTAVARAAGLAPTAERQAGEVKWRLVREP encoded by the coding sequence GTGAGCCGTCCCGGCACCGGCCCGGTCGTCCCCGAGCCGCTCGACACCGACCGGCTCGCCCTGGAACCCCTCGTTCCCGCGCACGCCGAGGAGATGGCCCTCGTCCTCGCCGACCCGGCGCTGCACGCGTTCACCGGCGGGGCCCCGGACGACCTCCCCGCCCTGCGCGCCCGGTACGCGCGGATGCTCGCCGGGCCGCCCGAGCCCGGGGCCTCCTGGTGCAACTGGGTCGTCCGCGTCCGGGCCGACGGGCGCCTCGCGGGCACCGTGCAGGCCACCGTCACACCTGACGGTGCCGATGAGCTGACCGCCGAGGTCGCGTGGGTGGTGGGCACGCCGTGGCAGGGGCGCGGCATCGCCACGGAGGCGGCGCGGGCGCTGGTCGCCTGGCTGTTCGGGCACCCCCGGGTGACGTCGGTGAGCGCGCACGTCCACCCCGATCACCACGCGTCCACCGCCGTCGCCCGCGCCGCCGGGCTCGCCCCCACCGCCGAGCGGCAGGCCGGCGAGGTCAAGTGGCGGCTCGTACGAGAGCCTTGA
- the lpdA gene encoding dihydrolipoyl dehydrogenase yields the protein MDDRFDVVVLGAGPGGYVAAIRAAQLGKRVAVVEEKYWGGVCLNVGCIPTKALLRNAELAHLFTHEAKTYGIKVDGEVSFDYGEAFRRSRTVADGRVKGVHFLMKKNKITEFDGRGTFLDANTLQVAKPDGTTTTIGFDNCIIATGATPKLLPGTRRSDRVVTYEEQILADELPGSVVIAGAGAIGIEFAYVLHNYGVKVTIVEFLDRVAPLEDADVSKELAKQYRKLGIDVLTSTRVESIDESGPQVRVTVTAKDGKQQVLEADKVLQAIGFAPNVTGYGLEATGVALTERGAIDVDGRCRTNVPHIYAIGDVTAKLMLAHTAESMGVVAAETIGDAETMELDYPMIPRATYSQPQIASFGWTEAQAKEKGFDVKVAKFPFQANGKAHGLGDTVGFVKIISDAEYGEIIGAHLIGPDVTELLPELTLAQQWDLTVHEVARNVHAHPTLGEAVKEAVHGLAGHMINF from the coding sequence ATGGATGACCGCTTCGACGTCGTCGTGCTCGGAGCAGGACCCGGCGGTTACGTGGCCGCCATCCGCGCCGCCCAGCTGGGCAAGCGGGTAGCGGTCGTGGAGGAGAAGTACTGGGGCGGCGTCTGCCTCAACGTCGGCTGCATCCCGACGAAGGCCCTCCTGCGCAACGCCGAGCTCGCCCACCTGTTCACGCACGAGGCCAAGACGTACGGCATCAAGGTCGACGGCGAGGTGTCCTTCGACTACGGCGAGGCGTTCCGGCGCAGCCGCACGGTCGCGGACGGCCGCGTCAAGGGCGTCCACTTCCTGATGAAGAAGAACAAGATCACGGAGTTCGACGGCCGGGGCACCTTCCTGGACGCCAACACCCTCCAGGTGGCCAAGCCGGACGGCACCACCACCACGATCGGCTTCGACAACTGCATCATCGCCACCGGCGCCACCCCGAAGCTGCTGCCCGGCACGCGCCGCAGCGACCGCGTGGTCACGTACGAGGAGCAGATCCTCGCCGACGAGCTGCCGGGCTCCGTGGTGATCGCGGGCGCGGGCGCGATCGGCATCGAGTTCGCGTACGTCCTGCACAACTACGGCGTGAAGGTCACGATCGTCGAGTTCCTGGACCGCGTCGCCCCGCTGGAGGACGCGGACGTCTCCAAGGAGCTGGCCAAGCAGTACCGCAAGCTCGGCATCGACGTGCTGACCTCCACCCGCGTGGAGTCCATCGACGAGTCGGGCCCGCAGGTCCGCGTGACCGTCACCGCCAAGGACGGCAAGCAGCAGGTCCTGGAGGCCGACAAGGTGCTCCAAGCCATCGGCTTCGCGCCGAACGTCACGGGCTACGGCCTGGAGGCGACCGGGGTGGCGCTCACCGAGCGCGGCGCCATCGACGTCGACGGCCGCTGCCGTACGAACGTGCCGCACATCTACGCCATCGGCGACGTGACCGCCAAGCTGATGCTCGCCCACACCGCCGAGTCCATGGGCGTCGTGGCGGCCGAGACCATCGGGGACGCCGAGACGATGGAGCTCGACTACCCGATGATCCCGCGCGCCACCTACTCGCAGCCGCAGATCGCGAGCTTCGGCTGGACGGAGGCGCAGGCCAAGGAGAAGGGCTTCGACGTCAAGGTCGCCAAGTTCCCGTTCCAGGCGAACGGCAAGGCGCACGGCCTCGGCGACACCGTCGGCTTCGTGAAGATCATCAGCGATGCCGAGTACGGCGAGATCATCGGCGCCCACCTCATCGGCCCGGACGTGACGGAGCTGCTCCCCGAGCTGACCCTGGCCCAGCAGTGGGACCTCACGGTGCACGAGGTGGCCCGCAACGTGCACGCCCACCCGACCCTGGGCGAAGCCGTCAAGGAGGCCGTGCACGGCCTCGCCGGGCACATGATCAACTTCTGA